One genomic window of Motacilla alba alba isolate MOTALB_02 chromosome 3, Motacilla_alba_V1.0_pri, whole genome shotgun sequence includes the following:
- the MARCKS gene encoding myristoylated alanine-rich C-kinase substrate, with translation MGAQFSKTAAKGEASAEKPGEAVAASPSKANGQENGHLKVNGDASPAAAEAGKEEVQANGSAPAEETGKEEAASSEPASEKEAGEAESTEPASPAEGESSPKTEEGATPSSSSETPKKKKKRFSFKKSFKLSGFSFKKNKKEAGEGAEGEGGAAAAAAEGGKEEAAAPEAAGSEEGKAAAEEACAAGSAEAAKEEAGDSQEAKSDEAAPEKAAGEEAPASAAAEEQQPPQQAAEGKAEEAAGAGAATNEAGSGEQEAAPAEEPARQEPPAESSPEGPAAESAE, from the exons ATGGGTGCCCAGTTCTCCAAGACCGCTGCAAAGGGCGAAGCCTCCGCCGAGAAACCTGGGGAAGCAGTGGCTGCATCTCCATCCAAGGCGAATGGACAG GAGAACGGCCACTTGAAGGTGAACGGCGACGCCTCCCCCGCGGCGGCGGAGGCGGGCAAGGAGGAGGTGCAGGCGAACGGCAGCGCGCCCGCCGAGGAGACGGGCAAAGAGGAGGCGGCCTCGTCGGAGCCCGCCTCCGAGAAGGAGGCGGGAGAGGCGGAGAGCACCGAGCCGGCCTCCCCGGCGGAGGGCGAGTCCTCCCCCAAGACTGAGGAGGGCGCGACCCCCTCGTCCAGCAGCGAGACcccgaaaaaaaaaaagaagcgcTTTTCGTTCAAGAAGTCCTTTAAGCTGAGCGGCTTCTCCTTcaagaagaacaagaaggagGCCGGCGAAGGGGCCGAGGGCGagggcggcgccgccgccgcggcggcGGAGGGCGGGaaggaggaggcggcggcccCCGAGGCGGCGGGCAGCGAGGAGGGCAAGGCGGCCGCCGAGGAGGCGTGCGCGGCCGGCAGCGCCGAGGCGGCGAAGGAGGAGGCGGGGGACTCGCAGGAGGCCAAATCGGACGAGGCCGCCCCCGAGAAGGCGGCGGGAGAAGAGGCCCCGGCATCGGCGGCGGCCGAGGAGCAGCAGCCGCCCCAGCAGGCAGCGGAGGGGAAGGCGGAGGAGGCGGCGGGCGCCGGCGCCGCCACGAATGAGGCGGGCAGCGGCGAGCAGGAGGCGGCCCCCGCGGAGGAGCCGGCGCGGCAGGAGCCCCCCGCCGAGAGCAGTCCGGAGGGACCCGCCGCCGAGTCGGCGGAGTAG